The Bacillus oleivorans genome has a window encoding:
- the rho gene encoding transcription termination factor Rho — protein sequence MEELTIAALETMKLKDLYELAKKYKISYYSKLTKKELIFAILKAQAEQEGYFFMEGVLEIIQSEGFGFLRPINYSPSSEDIYISASQIRRFDLRNGDKVSGKVRPPKENERYFGLLHVEMVNGDDPETAKERVHFPALTPLYPDRQIKLETTPRNLSTRIMDLIAPVGFGQRGLIVAPPKAGKTMLLKEIANAVTTNHPEAELIVLLIDERPEEVTDIERSVAGDVVSSTFDEVPENHIKVAELVLERAMRLVEHKRDVIILMDSITRLARAYNLVIPPSGRTLSGGIDPAAFHRPKRFFGAARNIEEGGSLTILATALVDTGSRMDDVIYEEFKGTGNMELHLDRHLAERRIFPAIDIRRSGTRKEELLIEKDQLDKLWAIRKTLSDSPDIAEKILRRLRQTKSNEEFFAQLAEEMKQGNKKSLL from the coding sequence ATGGAAGAATTAACAATAGCAGCTCTAGAGACGATGAAGTTAAAAGATCTGTATGAGTTAGCCAAAAAATATAAAATATCATATTATAGCAAGCTTACGAAAAAGGAACTAATATTTGCTATCTTAAAAGCACAAGCCGAGCAAGAAGGGTACTTCTTCATGGAAGGTGTCTTAGAAATCATTCAATCAGAAGGTTTTGGTTTCTTAAGGCCGATTAATTATTCACCAAGCTCTGAGGATATTTACATCTCAGCTTCACAAATCCGCCGATTCGATTTGCGAAATGGTGACAAGGTTTCAGGTAAGGTTAGGCCTCCAAAAGAAAATGAAAGGTACTTCGGTCTTTTACATGTGGAAATGGTCAACGGTGATGACCCTGAAACTGCAAAAGAGAGAGTCCACTTTCCAGCATTAACTCCTTTATATCCTGACCGCCAAATTAAATTAGAAACAACACCTCGTAACCTTTCTACACGGATTATGGATTTAATTGCCCCAGTTGGGTTTGGTCAGCGCGGTTTAATTGTTGCTCCTCCAAAAGCGGGGAAAACCATGTTACTTAAAGAAATTGCAAATGCGGTAACTACGAACCATCCAGAAGCAGAATTAATTGTCTTGCTTATTGATGAACGCCCAGAGGAAGTAACCGATATTGAAAGATCTGTAGCGGGGGATGTTGTAAGTTCTACCTTTGATGAAGTGCCAGAAAACCATATTAAAGTGGCGGAACTCGTATTGGAAAGAGCCATGCGTCTGGTTGAGCATAAGCGGGATGTCATTATTTTAATGGACAGTATTACTCGTTTAGCCCGTGCCTATAACCTGGTTATTCCGCCAAGCGGCCGGACTTTATCCGGTGGGATTGACCCAGCTGCTTTCCACCGTCCCAAGCGTTTCTTCGGGGCAGCGCGTAACATTGAAGAGGGCGGAAGTTTAACGATTTTAGCAACAGCTTTAGTGGATACAGGTTCCCGGATGGATGATGTCATTTATGAGGAATTTAAAGGAACCGGTAATATGGAGCTCCACTTAGATCGCCATCTGGCTGAAAGACGGATCTTCCCAGCCATTGATATTCGCCGGTCTGGAACCCGTAAAGAAGAATTGCTCATCGAGAAGGATCAGTTAGACAAACTATGGGCAATCCGCAAAACATTGTCCGACTCTCCAGATATCGCAGAAAAAATACTAAGACGCCTTCGCCAAACAAAATCCAACGAAGAATTTTTCGCACAGCTGGCCGAAGAAATGAAGCAAGGCAATAAAAAATCCCTTTTGTGA
- the glpX gene encoding class II fructose-bisphosphatase — MERSLSMELVRVTEGAALASARWMGRGLKDEADDAATSAMRDVFDTVPMKGTVVIGEGEMDEAPMLYIGEKLGTGYGPRVDVAVDPLEGTNIVASGGWNALAVLAIADNGCLLHAPDMYMEKIAVGPEAVGQIDINASVLDNLKAVAKAKNKDIEDVVATVLNRPRHDQIIKELREAGARIKLINDGDVAGAINTAFDHTGVDILFGSGGAPEGVLAAVALKCLGGELQGKLLPQNDQELARCQKMGLDVNKVLLMDDLVKGDDAIFAATGVTDGELLRGVQFKGSYGLTHSVVMRAKSGTVRFIDGRHSLKKKPNLVIKPS; from the coding sequence ATGGAACGCAGTTTATCAATGGAATTAGTTCGTGTTACTGAAGGAGCCGCCTTAGCTTCTGCCCGATGGATGGGGCGTGGCCTAAAGGATGAAGCCGATGATGCAGCTACCAGTGCAATGCGAGACGTTTTTGATACAGTCCCAATGAAGGGAACCGTGGTAATCGGAGAAGGAGAAATGGACGAGGCTCCAATGCTATATATTGGCGAAAAATTGGGAACCGGTTACGGTCCTCGAGTCGATGTAGCAGTTGACCCGCTAGAAGGAACAAACATTGTCGCATCAGGGGGGTGGAATGCCTTAGCTGTCCTTGCGATTGCAGATAATGGCTGCTTGCTCCATGCTCCAGATATGTATATGGAAAAAATTGCGGTTGGCCCAGAGGCAGTTGGGCAAATTGATATCAATGCCTCTGTTTTGGACAATTTAAAAGCAGTAGCGAAGGCTAAAAATAAAGACATTGAGGATGTAGTAGCAACCGTTTTAAACCGTCCGCGCCATGATCAAATTATTAAAGAGCTTCGTGAAGCCGGAGCGAGAATAAAACTTATCAATGATGGAGACGTAGCTGGAGCTATTAATACTGCATTTGATCATACGGGTGTTGATATTTTATTCGGTTCAGGCGGAGCACCAGAAGGCGTTTTAGCGGCCGTTGCCCTCAAATGCTTAGGCGGGGAACTCCAAGGGAAACTATTACCGCAAAATGATCAAGAATTGGCTCGCTGTCAAAAGATGGGGTTAGATGTAAATAAAGTATTGTTAATGGACGACTTGGTAAAAGGAGACGATGCCATCTTTGCTGCAACAGGTGTTACAGACGGAGAATTGTTAAGAGGCGTTCAGTTTAAAGGTTCTTACGGTTTAACACACTCAGTTGTTATGCGTGCAAAATCCGGTACGGTTCGCTTTATCGATGGGAGACATAGTTTAAAGAAAAAACCAAACCTTGTCATTAAGCCTTCTTAA
- the rpmE gene encoding 50S ribosomal protein L31: protein MKQGIHPEYKKALVKCACGNEFETGSVKDEIRVEVCSECHPFYTGRQKFASADGRVDRFNKKYGLKQ from the coding sequence ATGAAACAAGGTATCCATCCAGAATATAAAAAAGCGCTAGTTAAATGCGCATGCGGTAACGAATTTGAAACTGGTTCAGTGAAGGATGAAATTCGCGTAGAGGTTTGCTCTGAGTGCCATCCATTCTATACTGGCCGTCAAAAATTTGCATCTGCAGATGGACGTGTTGATCGATTCAATAAAAAATACGGCCTTAAGCAATAA
- a CDS encoding thymidine kinase, with translation MFVVKQSGWIEVICGSMFSGKSEELIKRVRKAQFAKETVAVFKPVIDNRYSDLAVVSHNGSQVQATSISTSHEILGYVTADVDLVAIDEAQFLDADLTEVAQTLANRGHRVVLAGLDQDFRGEPFGPMPQLMAIAELVTKLHAVCSVCGSPASRTQRLINGEPALYDDPVIKVGASESYEPRCRHHHEVPGKPNALMHQLNKEVKL, from the coding sequence ATGTTTGTAGTAAAACAATCGGGCTGGATTGAGGTTATTTGTGGGAGTATGTTTTCAGGGAAATCCGAGGAATTAATTAAGAGGGTACGCAAGGCACAATTTGCAAAAGAAACCGTTGCCGTTTTTAAACCAGTGATTGATAACAGATATAGTGACTTAGCTGTTGTATCGCACAACGGAAGCCAAGTACAGGCCACATCCATTTCAACCTCACACGAAATTCTGGGATATGTAACAGCGGATGTGGACCTAGTGGCAATCGATGAAGCCCAATTTTTAGATGCTGACCTGACAGAAGTCGCCCAAACATTAGCGAATCGTGGGCACCGCGTCGTTTTAGCTGGCCTTGATCAGGATTTTCGCGGCGAGCCCTTTGGACCGATGCCGCAATTAATGGCGATTGCAGAGTTAGTGACAAAGCTTCATGCGGTTTGCTCAGTATGCGGCTCACCAGCGAGCCGAACTCAGCGCCTCATTAATGGTGAACCAGCTCTGTACGATGATCCCGTTATTAAAGTCGGAGCCTCAGAAAGCTATGAACCAAGATGCCGCCATCACCATGAAGTGCCTGGAAAACCGAATGCTTTGATGCACCAGCTAAATAAAGAAGTAAAACTATAA
- a CDS encoding UDP-N-acetylglucosamine 1-carboxyvinyltransferase: protein MEKLKIAGAYPLKGQVRISGAKNSAVALIPATILAESPVTIEGLPEISDVGNLKDLLEEIGGKIELKDQEMTVDPRNMVSMPLPNGKVKKLRASYYLMGAMLGRFKKAVIGLPGGCHLGPRPIDQHIKGFEALGAKVTNEQGAIYLRAEELRGARIYLDVVSVGATINIMLAAVRAKGKTIIENAAKEPEIIDVATLLTSMGAKIKGAGTDVIRIEGVDQLNGCRHTIIPDRIEAGTYLILAAAMGDGVIIDNVIPLHLESIIAKLREMGVTVETSDDQIFVRRAEKMKAVDVKTLVYPGFPTDLQQPFTSLLTLAEGTSVVTDTIYSARFKHIDELRRMNANVKVEGRSAIITGPVQLQGAKVKASELRAGASLVIAGLMAEGITEITGLEHIDRGYSHLVEKLNGLGATVWREKMTQEEIEQLKSQ, encoded by the coding sequence ATGGAAAAGCTAAAAATTGCAGGAGCCTATCCGTTAAAAGGGCAAGTTAGAATAAGTGGAGCAAAAAATAGTGCTGTTGCTTTAATCCCCGCAACCATTTTAGCGGAATCACCTGTTACGATTGAAGGTCTGCCTGAGATTTCAGATGTGGGTAACCTGAAAGATTTATTAGAAGAAATCGGCGGTAAGATTGAGCTAAAAGATCAGGAAATGACAGTGGATCCAAGAAATATGGTGTCGATGCCGTTACCGAATGGAAAGGTGAAAAAGCTTCGAGCCTCCTATTATTTAATGGGTGCGATGCTGGGAAGATTTAAAAAAGCGGTAATCGGTCTGCCAGGGGGCTGCCATTTAGGTCCAAGACCGATTGATCAGCATATTAAAGGCTTTGAAGCATTAGGTGCAAAAGTAACAAATGAGCAAGGTGCGATTTACCTGAGAGCTGAAGAGCTTCGCGGTGCCAGAATCTATTTGGACGTTGTAAGTGTAGGTGCCACTATTAATATTATGCTCGCGGCTGTTCGTGCTAAAGGAAAAACAATTATTGAAAATGCAGCAAAAGAGCCTGAAATTATAGATGTAGCAACCCTATTAACCAGTATGGGCGCAAAAATTAAAGGTGCCGGAACCGATGTAATCAGAATTGAAGGAGTCGATCAGCTTAACGGTTGTCGCCACACCATCATTCCTGATCGAATTGAGGCAGGTACATATCTCATTTTAGCGGCAGCGATGGGTGACGGAGTGATTATTGACAATGTCATTCCTCTGCACTTAGAGTCTATTATCGCCAAACTAAGAGAGATGGGAGTCACTGTTGAAACCAGTGATGACCAAATTTTTGTCAGACGGGCAGAAAAAATGAAAGCCGTTGATGTGAAAACATTAGTTTATCCGGGCTTTCCAACTGATCTCCAGCAGCCTTTTACAAGTCTGTTAACATTAGCGGAAGGAACAAGTGTGGTTACAGATACGATCTATTCGGCCCGTTTTAAGCATATAGATGAATTAAGACGTATGAATGCTAATGTAAAAGTAGAAGGCCGTTCTGCAATTATTACCGGTCCTGTTCAGCTTCAGGGAGCCAAAGTGAAAGCGAGTGAATTAAGAGCCGGAGCCTCATTGGTGATTGCTGGCCTGATGGCCGAAGGAATTACTGAAATAACAGGTTTAGAACATATTGATCGTGGATATAGTCATTTAGTAGAGAAATTAAATGGGCTAGGTGCTACGGTTTGGCGCGAAAAAATGACGCAAGAGGAAATTGAACAACTAAAAAGTCAGTAA